The proteins below are encoded in one region of Pseudomonas sp. SCB32:
- a CDS encoding LysR family transcriptional regulator produces MDLLHNMRAFVCVAETGSFTAAAQRMDLTTAYVSRTVAKLEAHLRTRLLHRTTRRIALTEAGQRYLQRCQQILGYIEEAEAEAGDAHARPHGKVKVHAMTGIGQHYLIRAISQYCEIYPEVSFDLTLANRITDILDEGYDISVVIAQELPDSGFVSKRIGKTYSVLCASPEYVARSGMPKKLAELTEHRCLRLVNSVMSLDKWLFDGPDGQELVGVNHTHFQVNTADAMTEAVRAGMGIGALPVYSAVQGLKDGSLVRVLPDYSLFHLNVYALYPSRQYLDAKIRTWVEFLRDCVPGMLEEHERMMAQHGRTALD; encoded by the coding sequence ATGGACCTGCTGCATAACATGCGTGCTTTCGTCTGTGTCGCTGAAACCGGCAGCTTCACCGCCGCCGCCCAGCGCATGGACCTCACTACCGCCTACGTCTCGCGGACGGTGGCCAAACTCGAAGCGCACCTGCGCACCCGCCTGCTGCATCGCACCACCCGCCGCATCGCCCTCACCGAAGCCGGCCAGCGCTACCTGCAGCGCTGCCAGCAGATCCTCGGCTATATCGAGGAAGCGGAAGCGGAGGCCGGCGACGCCCACGCGCGCCCTCATGGCAAGGTGAAGGTCCATGCCATGACCGGCATCGGCCAGCATTACCTCATTCGCGCGATCTCGCAGTACTGCGAGATCTACCCGGAGGTCAGCTTCGACCTGACCCTGGCCAACCGCATCACCGACATCCTTGACGAGGGCTACGACATCTCCGTGGTCATCGCTCAGGAGCTGCCGGATTCGGGGTTCGTCTCCAAGCGCATCGGCAAGACCTACAGCGTGCTCTGCGCATCCCCCGAGTACGTGGCGCGCAGCGGCATGCCGAAGAAGCTGGCCGAGCTCACCGAGCACCGCTGCCTGCGCCTGGTGAACTCGGTAATGTCCCTGGACAAGTGGCTGTTCGACGGCCCGGACGGCCAGGAGCTGGTCGGCGTCAACCATACCCATTTCCAGGTCAACACCGCCGACGCCATGACCGAGGCGGTGCGTGCCGGCATGGGTATCGGCGCGCTGCCGGTGTATTCCGCCGTGCAGGGGCTCAAGGACGGCAGCCTGGTGCGTGTACTGCCCGACTACAGCCTCTTCCACCTTAACGTCTATGCGCTGTATCCCTCGCGGCAGTACCTCGACGCGAAGATCCGCACCTGGGTGGAGTTCCTCCGTGACTGCGTGCCCGGCATGCTCGAGGAGCACGAGCGGATGATGGCGCAGCATGGGCGTACTGCTTTGGACTGA
- a CDS encoding FUSC family protein, with protein MSSLSVRLPKAAALRFALSDWAHTDGVTWMFILKTLITAFTALWLAYRLELPQPNTVLVSAFIVLQPQSGQVLAKSFYRILGTLAGLTVMVTFIALFAQERVLFLLCVAIWVGLCTAGAARYRDFRAYACLLAGYTAVMIGIPATLHPEGAFMQALWRVIEITLGILCTGVVSAVVLPQTSTAALRNALNTRFGDFAGLASAGLNGTLDPERFEQSSARIAAEVVGLESLRNVTAFEDPHMRLRSGRLARLNSEFMQLTTRFHALQRLLDRLRQRQASNVLEVLMPCLIDVSELLASWHGRPLTESDAERLSVQLELCKHHLMPRIREARATLGHTCPREADQLDFETAAELLYRFVDDMHNYAQTHASLAAHKHEREQWKERFTPKANALAAAVAGFRCALLVIVGGVFWIETSWLSGATFALTSVLIAALSSASPNPKRLSLQLTLGTLLGATLGFILTFRVLPHIDGFPLLCFVLAPVFALGAFLITRPKWSGYGVGLLVWFCIASLPANLARYDAYTFINEYLAMLLSMGMAVVASIVILPPNRPWLWERLEAELRLRVVRVISDPLKGLSSSFESGTRDLLNQAYGLSTGRPDVQRQLLRWTFQVQEIGLSIIELRREQEALPKEPWYAERMPWRRAIRALGRALIRLFIQPSEGNRQRALAAVEHAIHATRSTDDRRPPHFDSSPLRRVCSYLHFIRTSLLDPQSPLRD; from the coding sequence ATGAGCAGTCTCTCCGTGCGCCTGCCCAAGGCTGCCGCGCTGCGCTTCGCCCTGTCCGACTGGGCGCATACCGACGGCGTCACCTGGATGTTCATCCTCAAGACGCTGATCACCGCCTTCACCGCGCTGTGGCTGGCCTACCGGCTGGAACTGCCGCAGCCAAACACCGTGCTGGTGAGCGCCTTCATCGTGCTGCAGCCGCAGAGCGGCCAGGTGCTGGCGAAGAGTTTCTACCGCATCCTCGGCACCCTCGCGGGCCTCACGGTGATGGTCACCTTCATTGCCCTGTTCGCCCAGGAGCGCGTGCTGTTCCTGCTCTGCGTGGCGATCTGGGTCGGCCTGTGCACCGCCGGTGCGGCGCGCTACCGGGATTTTCGCGCCTACGCCTGCCTGCTCGCCGGCTACACCGCGGTCATGATCGGCATCCCCGCCACCCTGCACCCCGAAGGTGCCTTCATGCAGGCGCTGTGGCGGGTGATCGAGATCACCCTGGGAATCCTCTGCACCGGCGTGGTCAGCGCCGTGGTGCTGCCACAGACCAGCACCGCCGCCCTGCGCAACGCGCTGAACACCCGCTTCGGCGATTTCGCCGGCCTCGCCAGCGCCGGCCTCAACGGCACCCTCGACCCCGAGCGCTTCGAGCAGTCCAGCGCGCGTATCGCCGCCGAAGTGGTGGGTCTGGAAAGCCTGCGCAACGTCACCGCCTTCGAAGACCCGCATATGCGCCTGCGCAGCGGCCGCCTGGCGCGCCTGAACAGCGAGTTCATGCAGCTGACCACCCGCTTCCATGCCCTGCAGCGCCTGCTCGACCGCCTGCGCCAGCGTCAGGCCAGCAATGTGCTGGAAGTGCTGATGCCGTGCCTGATCGACGTCAGCGAACTGCTCGCCAGCTGGCACGGCCGCCCGCTCACGGAAAGCGACGCCGAGCGCCTCAGCGTGCAACTGGAGCTGTGCAAGCACCATCTGATGCCGCGAATCCGCGAGGCCCGCGCCACCCTCGGTCATACCTGCCCGAGGGAAGCCGACCAGCTGGACTTCGAGACCGCCGCCGAGTTGCTCTACCGCTTCGTCGACGACATGCACAATTATGCGCAGACCCACGCGTCGCTCGCTGCGCACAAGCACGAGCGGGAACAGTGGAAGGAGCGCTTCACCCCCAAAGCCAACGCCCTCGCCGCCGCCGTTGCCGGCTTCCGCTGCGCGCTGCTGGTGATCGTCGGCGGGGTGTTCTGGATCGAGACGTCCTGGCTCAGCGGCGCCACCTTCGCGCTGACCTCGGTGCTGATCGCCGCCCTCTCCTCCGCCTCGCCCAATCCCAAGCGCCTGTCGCTGCAACTGACCCTCGGCACCCTGCTCGGCGCCACCCTCGGCTTCATCCTCACCTTCCGCGTGCTGCCGCACATCGATGGCTTCCCGCTGCTGTGCTTCGTACTCGCGCCGGTGTTCGCCCTCGGCGCCTTCCTGATCACCCGGCCCAAGTGGAGCGGCTACGGGGTCGGCCTGCTGGTGTGGTTCTGCATCGCCTCGCTGCCGGCGAACCTGGCACGCTACGACGCCTACACCTTCATCAACGAGTACCTGGCGATGCTGCTGTCGATGGGCATGGCGGTGGTCGCCTCGATCGTCATCCTGCCGCCCAATCGACCATGGCTGTGGGAGCGCCTGGAAGCCGAGTTGCGCCTGCGTGTGGTACGGGTGATCAGCGATCCGCTGAAGGGCTTGTCGTCCAGCTTCGAAAGCGGCACCCGCGACCTGCTGAACCAGGCCTATGGGTTATCCACAGGTCGCCCGGACGTGCAGCGCCAGCTGCTGCGTTGGACCTTCCAGGTGCAGGAGATCGGCCTGTCGATCATCGAACTGCGCCGCGAACAGGAAGCGCTGCCCAAGGAGCCCTGGTATGCGGAACGCATGCCCTGGCGCCGCGCCATCCGCGCGCTGGGACGTGCGCTGATCCGGCTGTTCATCCAGCCCAGCGAAGGCAATCGACAGCGCGCGCTGGCGGCGGTGGAACATGCCATCCACGCGACGCGCTCCACGGACGATCGCCGGCCACCGCACTTCGACTCCTCGCCGCTGCGCCGGGTGTGCAGCTACCTGCACTTCATCCGCACCTCGCTGCTCGATCCGCAGTCGCCGTTGCGCGATTGA
- a CDS encoding phospholipase gives MKRFSTCLLAGLLVLPQSLWAWSNHTLGSYIALQQLPAIVQAPEVEVEPLESFLSQQRAGLVKLLDEQEAYAREHFREYPPRPDDLRLTEDGRDDLGKAFLMALRLNPEIKLATAVQPPPGGELPGHVALKPADVLVFHNLSGWNPWHFVQLQSGEKIPALDVLASAADEPDFGHDINLFSDNPGEAGQRYGFGTQPFGDPRYEFSSQAPFHMGFYHEDAIIFAGAPYLQRNWPEWRAYQFYGLARFAFENGHPYWGYRFLGWAMHYIQDMTQPYHSTPLPGETTSSMLWTAGKSMAGFDADKQAAIQRVADRHTGVERYQVDWLRETLRQGGQSPLLAAYADTSTDGSYQPYSTEYLREVVASESHAHAAAFDAAIGHWLESEKTPAGDFSEGNSLAPFRHDEQLDEQILQLIRHFGAHSRNLAKAALQP, from the coding sequence ATGAAGCGATTTTCAACCTGCCTGCTGGCCGGTCTGCTGGTTCTGCCGCAGAGCCTCTGGGCCTGGTCCAATCACACCCTGGGCAGCTACATCGCCCTCCAGCAATTGCCGGCGATCGTGCAGGCGCCGGAGGTCGAGGTCGAGCCGCTGGAAAGTTTCCTCAGCCAGCAGCGTGCGGGCCTGGTGAAGCTGCTCGACGAGCAGGAAGCCTATGCCCGCGAACACTTCCGCGAGTATCCGCCGCGTCCGGACGACCTGCGCCTGACCGAAGACGGTCGCGACGACCTGGGCAAGGCGTTCCTCATGGCGCTGCGCCTGAACCCGGAGATCAAGCTGGCCACCGCCGTGCAGCCGCCGCCGGGGGGCGAACTGCCGGGCCATGTCGCGCTCAAGCCGGCCGATGTGCTGGTGTTCCACAATCTGTCCGGCTGGAACCCGTGGCATTTCGTGCAACTGCAGTCGGGGGAGAAGATCCCGGCGCTGGACGTGCTGGCCAGCGCCGCCGACGAGCCGGACTTCGGCCACGACATCAACCTGTTCAGCGACAACCCCGGCGAGGCTGGCCAGCGCTACGGCTTCGGCACCCAGCCGTTCGGCGATCCGCGCTACGAGTTCAGCTCCCAGGCGCCGTTCCACATGGGCTTCTACCACGAGGACGCGATCATCTTCGCTGGCGCGCCGTATCTGCAGCGCAATTGGCCGGAGTGGCGCGCCTATCAGTTCTACGGCCTGGCGCGCTTCGCCTTCGAGAACGGCCATCCGTACTGGGGCTACCGCTTCCTTGGCTGGGCAATGCACTACATCCAGGACATGACCCAGCCCTATCACTCGACGCCGCTGCCGGGCGAAACCACCAGCAGCATGCTGTGGACGGCGGGCAAGTCCATGGCGGGCTTCGATGCCGACAAGCAGGCGGCGATCCAGCGCGTGGCGGACCGGCATACCGGAGTCGAGCGCTATCAGGTGGATTGGCTGCGCGAGACCTTGCGCCAGGGTGGACAGTCGCCCTTGCTGGCGGCCTACGCCGATACCAGTACCGATGGAAGTTATCAACCGTACTCGACGGAGTATCTGCGTGAGGTGGTGGCGAGCGAGTCCCATGCCCATGCGGCGGCATTTGATGCGGCCATCGGTCATTGGCTTGAGAGTGAAAAGACGCCGGCGGGGGATTTCAGCGAGGGGAACTCACTGGCGCCGTTCCGGCACGATGAGCAACTGGATGAGCAGATTCTGCAATTGATCCGGCACTTTGGAGCGCACAGTCGCAACCTTGCGAAGGCGGCTTTGCAGCCGTAA
- a CDS encoding DUF2790 domain-containing protein, whose amino-acid sequence MKAVVILALAGFSTLALAEQANAGDQAQSAAVEQYTYDMKLDVAHVISTTDVSTQCGIVPARMTYEDSQGQRHTVEYQVWGNGCSGG is encoded by the coding sequence ATGAAAGCTGTAGTCATCCTGGCCCTGGCCGGTTTCTCGACGCTCGCCCTGGCCGAGCAGGCGAATGCCGGCGACCAGGCGCAAAGCGCGGCCGTGGAGCAGTACACCTACGACATGAAGCTGGACGTCGCCCACGTGATCTCCACCACCGACGTTTCCACTCAGTGCGGCATCGTGCCGGCACGCATGACCTACGAAGACTCCCAAGGTCAGCGCCACACCGTCGAATATCAGGTGTGGGGCAATGGCTGCTCCGGCGGCTAA
- a CDS encoding MFS transporter has product MLQSVSPKHDLPLKPDPAEPRSGALAPFSIAAFRIIWICNLFANLGTWAQSVAAAWVVTEAHASPLMVAMIQVASALPLVLLSIMSGVLADNHDRRKIMLVGLTVELSGAALVTVLAFMGYLDPLLLIVSILWLSLGSSITIPAWQAAVNEQVPPRMLGDAVLLNSVNYNVARAVGPAIGGLLLSATGPSWVFLFNCLCYAALIWAIWQWRRDVPKRTLPPEHIFEGVIAALRFTQYSSVTRLVMMRSAVFGLSASAIWALLPLLAHRNPDGSASVYGYMLGALGLGAIVASTVVSKARQWLGSSRLISFAAATLALVMLILGWVDNLWVIFPALVLGGACWIAAVATYNSAVQILVPDWVKARALALYQTAIYGGLAAGSFLWGHFAETLGVQGALVAAGCLLLVSVALLYNSRLPELDASNIARAPGGVPGPPTFVFNPERGSVLVSIEYRIPAERTRDFVRAAKPLRRLRLRNGAERWALYRDVSNQEIWQELFLVDNWISHLRMLDRLTLEDKTIIDNVTSLHAGDAPPVTRHGVSYESGSYEAPPETLG; this is encoded by the coding sequence ATGCTGCAATCCGTTTCACCCAAGCACGACCTCCCCCTCAAACCCGATCCAGCCGAACCCCGCAGTGGCGCCCTCGCCCCCTTCAGCATTGCTGCGTTCCGCATCATCTGGATCTGCAACCTGTTCGCCAACCTGGGCACCTGGGCGCAATCGGTGGCGGCCGCCTGGGTGGTCACCGAGGCCCATGCCAGTCCGCTGATGGTGGCGATGATCCAGGTCGCCTCGGCGTTGCCGCTGGTGCTGCTGTCGATCATGTCCGGCGTGCTGGCCGACAACCACGACCGGCGCAAGATCATGCTGGTAGGCCTGACGGTGGAACTCTCCGGCGCGGCGCTGGTGACGGTCCTGGCGTTCATGGGCTACCTCGACCCACTGCTGCTGATCGTGTCGATCCTCTGGCTGTCGCTGGGCAGCTCGATCACCATTCCCGCCTGGCAGGCGGCGGTGAACGAGCAGGTGCCACCGCGCATGCTCGGCGATGCGGTGCTGCTCAACAGCGTCAACTACAACGTCGCCCGCGCGGTCGGTCCGGCCATCGGCGGCCTGCTGCTGTCGGCCACCGGGCCGTCCTGGGTGTTCCTGTTCAACTGCCTGTGCTACGCCGCGCTGATCTGGGCGATCTGGCAATGGCGCCGCGACGTGCCCAAACGCACCCTGCCGCCGGAGCACATCTTCGAGGGGGTGATCGCCGCACTGCGCTTCACCCAGTACTCCAGCGTCACCCGCCTGGTGATGATGCGCTCGGCGGTCTTCGGCCTGTCGGCCAGCGCGATCTGGGCATTGTTGCCGTTGCTGGCACACCGCAACCCGGACGGTAGCGCCTCGGTATACGGCTACATGCTGGGCGCCCTGGGCCTGGGCGCCATCGTCGCCAGCACTGTGGTCAGCAAGGCCCGCCAGTGGCTTGGCAGCAGCCGGCTGATCAGCTTCGCAGCCGCCACGCTTGCACTGGTCATGCTCATCCTGGGCTGGGTCGACAATCTCTGGGTGATCTTCCCCGCGCTGGTCCTGGGCGGCGCCTGCTGGATCGCCGCCGTGGCCACCTACAACTCCGCCGTGCAGATCCTCGTGCCCGACTGGGTCAAGGCACGCGCCCTGGCGCTCTACCAGACCGCGATCTACGGCGGGCTTGCCGCAGGCTCGTTCCTCTGGGGCCACTTCGCCGAAACCCTGGGCGTGCAGGGTGCACTGGTCGCCGCCGGCTGCCTGCTGCTGGTCTCGGTGGCGCTGCTGTACAACTCGCGCCTGCCGGAACTGGACGCCAGCAATATCGCCCGCGCGCCGGGAGGCGTACCGGGCCCGCCGACTTTCGTGTTCAACCCGGAGCGAGGTTCGGTGCTGGTATCCATCGAGTACCGCATCCCGGCCGAGCGCACCCGCGACTTCGTCCGCGCCGCCAAGCCGCTGCGCCGCCTGCGTCTGCGCAACGGCGCGGAACGCTGGGCGCTGTACCGCGACGTGAGCAACCAGGAAATCTGGCAAGAGCTGTTCCTGGTGGACAACTGGATCAGCCACCTGCGGATGCTCGACCGCCTCACCCTCGAGGACAAGACCATCATCGACAACGTCACCAGCCTGCATGCGGGGGATGCACCGCCAGTAACCCGGCACGGGGTGAGCTACGAGTCGGGAAGTTACGAGGCACCGCCGGAGACGTTGGGATAG